A region of Chitinophaga horti DNA encodes the following proteins:
- a CDS encoding glucosaminidase domain-containing protein — translation MQVRKYLLLLCFLIGSVSLTQAQNITTAQYINTYRNVAIAEMQRSGVPAAIKLAQGIIETQSGNSWLVQNSNNHFGIKCKNNWTGASVNYDDDARQECFRKYDNATASWKDHSDFLRSNPRYGFLFEYDQKDYKSWAYGLKQAGYATSRTYPQQLIEVIERYDLNQYTLQGLGEGGALVKNDGPFIGDDQPVSGNIVNKVIPKAAPVNYPSGEFKINGRKVMFAPAGTSLVVLANDKDIRVSNLVHYNDLKDAVLLEEDMLIFLQRKNRTGANDYHIVAEGEDLHSISQKEGIMLEWLRKRNKLDEGEEPAPGEKLLLDGYAPAKPKLTASSVAIIKEEDQQPKDLNLKKLVRDVKDEISKAREGNVQGTPSATPAKSGPAAQETNSLPPQMVEDLKKIDGATVKRETMPVTRQPSAPSNTKYHTVQEKETMYAISKKYNVTVAQLQRWNNLPDNNIRTGQQLVVSQ, via the coding sequence GTGTGTCACTTACACAGGCACAAAACATTACCACGGCACAGTACATCAACACATATAGAAATGTAGCTATCGCCGAAATGCAACGTTCCGGCGTGCCTGCAGCCATCAAACTGGCGCAGGGGATTATAGAGACACAGTCGGGTAACAGCTGGCTGGTACAAAACTCCAACAACCACTTCGGTATCAAATGTAAAAACAACTGGACCGGCGCTTCCGTTAACTACGACGACGACGCCCGCCAGGAATGTTTCCGCAAATATGATAACGCCACCGCTTCCTGGAAGGACCATTCCGACTTCCTCCGCAGCAATCCCCGTTACGGTTTCCTCTTCGAATATGATCAAAAGGATTATAAATCCTGGGCTTACGGTCTTAAACAGGCCGGTTACGCCACCAGTCGCACTTATCCGCAGCAACTGATAGAAGTAATTGAACGCTACGACCTTAATCAATATACTTTACAGGGATTAGGTGAAGGTGGCGCACTCGTAAAAAATGATGGTCCGTTTATCGGCGATGACCAGCCTGTGTCGGGCAACATTGTCAATAAGGTAATTCCTAAAGCTGCGCCGGTTAATTATCCTTCGGGAGAATTTAAGATCAACGGCCGTAAAGTGATGTTCGCACCTGCAGGCACTTCGCTGGTGGTGTTAGCAAATGATAAAGACATCCGGGTGAGTAACCTGGTGCATTATAACGATTTGAAGGATGCAGTACTGCTGGAAGAAGATATGCTCATCTTCTTACAACGCAAGAATCGCACGGGTGCTAACGATTATCACATCGTAGCCGAAGGAGAAGACCTGCACAGCATTTCGCAGAAAGAAGGCATTATGCTTGAGTGGCTGCGCAAGCGTAATAAGCTGGACGAAGGGGAGGAGCCTGCTCCCGGTGAAAAATTGTTGCTCGACGGTTACGCTCCTGCTAAACCGAAACTCACGGCCAGCAGCGTAGCGATCATCAAAGAAGAAGACCAGCAGCCCAAAGACCTGAACCTAAAAAAGTTGGTAAGGGATGTGAAGGACGAGATATCCAAAGCGCGTGAAGGCAATGTGCAGGGGACGCCATCGGCCACTCCTGCTAAGTCGGGACCGGCGGCCCAGGAAACGAACAGCCTGCCACCGCAGATGGTAGAAGATCTGAAGAAGATCGATGGCGCCACCGTTAAGCGTGAAACCATGCCGGTTACGCGGCAGCCTTCGGCACCATCCAATACTAAATACCACACGGTACAGGAAAAGGAAACCATGTACGCGATCTCCAAAAAATACAATGTTACTGTAGCCCAGCTGCAACGCTGGAACAACCTGCCCGATAACAACATCAGGACCGGGCAGCAGTTGGTGGTAAGCCAGTAA
- the hpt gene encoding hypoxanthine phosphoribosyltransferase, whose protein sequence is MSIITVHDKQFQPYITAADIQQRIAQMASEINRDLQGKRPLFIAILNGSFMFAGDMFKHITIDAEISFIKLVSYKGTKSTGNVITSIGLDEDLYGRTVVILEDIVDTGKTLSMFLPQLEHQQPEQLLIASLLHKPDAQTHPVKIDYLGFSVPNKFLLGYGLDYDGLGRNLPEIYQLVD, encoded by the coding sequence ATGTCTATCATTACCGTTCACGACAAACAGTTTCAGCCATATATTACAGCTGCGGACATCCAGCAGCGTATCGCCCAAATGGCGTCCGAGATCAACCGCGATCTGCAAGGCAAACGCCCGTTGTTCATCGCGATCTTGAATGGCAGTTTCATGTTTGCTGGCGATATGTTCAAACACATTACGATCGATGCGGAAATATCTTTTATCAAACTCGTTTCCTATAAAGGCACAAAGTCAACAGGCAATGTGATCACCTCCATTGGCCTGGACGAGGACCTGTACGGTCGCACGGTCGTGATCCTGGAGGACATTGTCGATACCGGCAAAACCCTCAGTATGTTCCTGCCTCAACTGGAACACCAGCAGCCAGAGCAGCTGCTCATCGCCTCCCTGCTGCACAAGCCCGACGCACAAACGCATCCCGTAAAAATCGATTACCTGGGCTTTTCGGTGCCTAACAAGTTTTTACTCGGGTACGGCCTGGATTATGATGGTTTGGGCAGGAACCTGCCGGAGATTTACCAGTTGGTGGATTAG
- a CDS encoding vWA domain-containing protein: MRKLLFSLFVLLGSLQLDAQQINWVSGAVQDSTTHSPIADVVVSVMKDTGSTVSNRFGLFRIAVRKTNTILLFQHPKYLPKQIKVDQPAQLVIELAPRPKSADPIGLAKAKARFARNSNPNYGNVAMGVSSFFDETYGQLYENKFMEVKKEASSTFAIDVDRAAYSNMRRFIRNKERIPADAVRIEELVNYFPYSYACPGNDSIFGIYSSYAECPWQKKHNLLQIAIRAQKGDIDSLPRSNLVFLIDVSGSMADKNKLPLLQAAFRVLTANLRDSDKVAIVAYAGTPGVILASTPGSDKGKILAAIDNLSAGGATAGEAAIKMAYQIAEDNFIRGGNNRVILATDGDFNVGQTSDLDMEELISKKSESGVLLTCLGFGMKNYKDSKLETLASKGNGNFAYIDDLEEGTKVFAREFGGTLFTVARDVRAQVCFNPARVKSYRLLGYENKSLKDGEEDTIKVVGGIVGTGHCVVAMYEIEPMTQNNNAADSLLAHVKLCYRTPEDTTERHLQQIVSTPRMTFVNASEDFRFASSVALFGMLVRKSKFKGDGDVQMVLDIGKKSLGKDEGEYRSEFLKLVKTVWKKTDWLKDPPEQ, encoded by the coding sequence ATGCGAAAGCTCCTGTTCAGCCTATTTGTATTGCTGGGGAGCCTGCAGCTGGATGCGCAACAAATCAACTGGGTATCCGGCGCAGTGCAAGACAGCACTACACACAGTCCTATCGCTGATGTCGTTGTTTCCGTTATGAAAGACACCGGCAGCACAGTGAGCAACCGCTTTGGCCTTTTTCGTATAGCCGTCCGAAAAACCAACACCATCCTGCTTTTTCAGCATCCCAAGTATCTTCCTAAACAAATAAAAGTCGATCAACCGGCGCAACTGGTAATAGAACTCGCCCCTCGACCCAAGAGTGCCGATCCTATCGGGTTGGCGAAAGCGAAAGCACGTTTCGCCCGCAACTCCAATCCTAACTACGGTAATGTGGCCATGGGCGTTTCTTCCTTTTTTGATGAAACTTACGGACAGCTGTACGAGAATAAATTCATGGAGGTGAAGAAAGAGGCCAGTTCCACCTTCGCCATTGATGTGGACCGCGCGGCTTACAGCAACATGCGCCGTTTCATTCGCAACAAGGAGCGCATTCCGGCCGATGCCGTGCGGATAGAAGAACTGGTGAACTATTTCCCTTACAGCTATGCCTGCCCCGGTAACGACAGCATATTCGGCATTTACAGCAGTTATGCGGAATGCCCCTGGCAAAAGAAACACAACCTGCTGCAAATCGCCATCCGCGCGCAAAAGGGCGATATCGACAGTTTACCGCGCAGTAACCTGGTATTCCTGATCGATGTAAGCGGATCAATGGCGGATAAAAATAAGCTGCCGTTGTTACAGGCAGCCTTCCGCGTGCTCACCGCCAACCTGCGCGATAGCGATAAGGTGGCCATTGTAGCCTATGCCGGTACGCCTGGCGTTATCCTGGCCAGCACACCAGGCAGCGATAAAGGAAAAATCCTCGCCGCCATCGACAACCTGAGCGCAGGTGGTGCCACAGCAGGCGAGGCTGCTATCAAAATGGCCTATCAAATCGCGGAAGACAATTTCATCCGCGGTGGCAACAACCGTGTGATTTTGGCTACTGATGGGGACTTTAACGTGGGTCAGACGAGCGACCTGGATATGGAAGAACTGATCAGTAAGAAATCCGAAAGCGGCGTATTACTCACGTGTCTCGGCTTCGGGATGAAAAACTATAAAGACTCCAAGCTGGAAACGCTCGCAAGCAAAGGCAACGGCAACTTTGCCTATATCGACGATCTGGAGGAAGGCACTAAAGTATTTGCCCGCGAGTTCGGAGGAACACTGTTTACGGTAGCCCGCGACGTGCGTGCACAGGTATGCTTCAATCCCGCCAGGGTGAAGTCGTACCGCCTGTTAGGTTATGAAAACAAGTCCCTGAAAGATGGGGAGGAAGACACGATCAAAGTAGTGGGTGGCATCGTAGGCACGGGCCATTGTGTAGTCGCCATGTACGAAATAGAACCGATGACGCAGAATAATAATGCTGCGGACAGTTTGTTAGCACACGTGAAGTTATGTTATCGCACGCCGGAAGATACGACGGAACGCCACCTGCAACAGATCGTTTCCACGCCGCGCATGACGTTTGTAAATGCTTCGGAGGATTTTCGCTTTGCGTCATCGGTAGCGCTGTTCGGCATGCTGGTGCGTAAGTCGAAGTTTAAAGGCGATGGCGACGTGCAAATGGTACTGGATATCGGCAAAAAATCCCTCGGCAAGGACGAGGGCGAATACCGCTCGGAATTTTTAAAGCTCGTTAAAACAGTCTGGAAAAAAACGGATTGGCTTAAAGATCCGCCTGAACAATAG